The genomic stretch CTAAGATCACTCTGCGGGATCAATATGTGACCCATTGACAACATTCCCAGCCCTCCAATTTCCTTTGGTGTGTAGAAAATAACAGGAGGAAACCTAAAGCATATTCATCATTAGAAGAGatgtagaaaatatatttactgaaaattaaaataattccACCATACACTCATACGTATTGAAGAACTTACCTACTTGGCATTTTTGAGTTCAAACCAATCTTAATACGAGTTTGTATCTTGTTTTCACATTTGACCAGCAGGTCCAGTAATTCTTGGGTATGCACTGTTGCTTCACGGAAATATGTCATGAGGCCTACAAGAGTAAACCAAAAACCTTAGTGACAAGGATCCACTAGCAAGAGCCAAAGTTCATGTTTGAAACAATTAATAGGCAGAAACTCAGGACAAGATGTTACCAATAAGAGCAGTGTTCCATTTGTTAACAATCTTTGTGAATGTTGTAGAACCAGAGGACATGAGGATCTGCCTAACACGATTCTCAAACACCTTCATGTGCTCATCATCTACACGCAAGAAGGCAACAGCTGTGCGTTCCTTGGTCTGCTCATTTTGTAGATTCCAGACTCCATCTCTTGTATTGCTGAATGCCTCTTGGGTCATTCTTATCTTAGGCAGTATCCGAACTTCAAATCCACACCTACACAAGCATGTCAAGGTTAGCTCATTAAATAAGATCCTCAACACTTCGAACTTTAATAGAAAGTGTGCGCCGTTAACATCGCGAATGAATATTCCGGCGAACTTTTAGCAGGTCTAAAATTAGGAAGAGTAGACATAAATAAGTTCCAACTTCTATCCCAAGATATTAGCCACAAAGGATTCTGGGGTAGAATTCAAAATATGGAATTATCCAGTCCTCATCACCACCCAACCCCGAGAATATCATTCAAATAATCAACAGGATTCTCTAAATAGATATCACCATGCAAAAAAGCTAAAACAGCCAACAAACAGAAAGATGTACGTACATGCTGAAGAGCAAGTTTGGGTTATCTTTGCTATAAACAGAGACAAAGCTGTTTTCCCACTCCAATGTAGTAATACTTCTAGGCAGCCGATTCTTCATGTCCCAGAAGACACTTCTCCCAAGATTAACTGAAATTGAATTTAACCAAACAGAAAGTCAAGCTTCacagtaaaataaaaataaatcaatTCTCATTAAATTTACCTGTAATCGGGAAAAAACACCAATTATAGAAACTCAAAATTAAGGCACAACATAGAATAGCCTAAATGACAATTACCATCATGCTTCATGAGCCTCATTCTTGCGTCTCTAGGCCAGCATTTCTTATTGTTATAACCAACCATGTTCTCATTGTTGGGATCAGGATGCTCAGTAAGATATCTTTGGATAAGGTCCCGAGCCTCTTCATGAGTGAAGCGAAATAATATATGCACCTTGTCAATGTAGCGAGAATACAACCTTATAGGATGCCTCGTTTCCACTCTAGTATCACTAAAGGTTATGAATTCATTAGGCATCTGTGGTGGACCAGCAATTTCACTAGCTCGAGTTAAACCTAGGAGCAAAAGATCCAGCACAAGCCCATAGTACTGTACAACAAACGAAGCAAATTGAAGACCGCGTATCAGCCCGTATGAGTTTGTGTGGCTCATATCTTTGTAAGACAGCACAACATTGTTTTTTGCAGTAACATAATCAGCAATATTGTGGTCCAACACCAAACGCAGAAGCCTGCAAGAAAATGAAAGTAGGTCAACACAATAcccaaaaaggaaaagagaaccgTTATGAAATCTAAATACCAGCAGCTCTCAACAACAAATACCTGTTCAACATGGTCAGGTCAATCTTTTCAAAGAATTTCTCAAACTTTGTCTGCAGCATCACCACACACTGTCCTTCACTGGTGTCCCATACTCCTTGCAAATTGTTTATGCCTTGACACCATTTATATACTAATAGTGGTGGTGGCTCTGAATCAGCAGGCTTAATCCAATTTGGGAAGAGATGGCGCTTATCACCTTCATACCATAGGTACTGGTCCAGGTACGCGTCAGTAATCTTCTCAAGTGGTTCGATCTCATAAACAGGAATCAGGTAACTGTACAAGTCCATGAACTCGATGCCAACCTGTGAAATGCAATCATCAGTTCATACTTGAAGAAAGACATTCTTACAGATACTACCAAACTGAATTAGAAGGTCTCTCTTCAGCAACTTCCAGGAAATGATCAGAGCGCACATCTTATCTTGTTTCTCTAACCCAAATTTCAATTAACTGatacatgtgtgtgtgtgtgtgcatgtagtgagagagagagagaggggtaaCTCCAATTTATATTTAATCCTAGCAAGGATTTTTTTCCAACATATCATAGACCTAGGTTTTTTCAGCAGAATTTACATGATACCAAATCTCTGAGTGTGCAAAATTATGGGAAAATTGGACCATGGTATGGCAGCAGTAGCAAGAGTGGTCTAACTATCTGATATCCCTGATTCTTGTATGACCTTTCAGCAACCTCGTTTAGGCTATTTGGATTAAGTAAatacttaggggtcgtttggtatgatggATAAGCAAAAATAATCCTGGGATAAAAATAATCTCAGGATTAAGAATagtaccgggataacttatatctGTCAGATGGTGGAATAGTAATCCCAAGATAAAGCATTAAAATTAACAATCTCAGGATTAAAACAATATATCAAACAGTCAATAAGAAATAATATCAGGATAACTAGTCACagcataactaatcccagcataacttgtcttcaaaccaaacgaccccataGGATATAAACTTTATAAACCTAGGATAATGCAACAAGATCATAGTTGATCCCACCAAATCAGTACATTGAGCTCCTTAACACTCAAAAATGAATTTCAAATAGTAAAACTTACTTCTTTGAAGGCACGCTGAGTAAGCAGGTGACGCTTAATCCTTGACAATGCCTCATGCGGATTATCATAAGCTTGCTCAATGAGGCCCAACTCTTCTCTTTGCTGCTGGTTTAACCTCACAGCCACACTGTAAGATTCTTTCAGTCTCTCAAGAGCAAGGATAAGTAGCTTCGTATCATGCTTGTATGACAATGGAGGGAATGGAATAGGAGAAAACTTCCTCGACTCCAACCAATGCACAGTGGTAGTATAAATAGCTACTGCTTCTTCTGGAGTAACATATGGGCCGTCTTTCAAGTAGTTATGTTGCCGCTCCTGTTAATTGAAGGAAACCACAAAGCAACATGAATTACCACCAAGCTTGTCTACAATAAGCAGATATTATAACACCAATGCAATTTTTTGAGCAAAAGAAAACCCACAGATAATATCAGTAAAGCTCACCTGTTCAGCCTTCAGCCAAAGGCGAGTCAATCTTCCAAGGTTCTTACGACACACAGTCTTGTCAACGGTTGCTCCTCTTCTTATACGTTCACGGTTGTAGTGAGCAACATTTGTCCACCAATCAGCTTTTGATTTGACATAGCGGAGAATCATGTTCTCAATAGGAACAGGCAAACCTGGGACctaataaaaaaaatagccaaaagaacTAATTAAATAGATGTGTAGTCTAAAGCGAAACTCATTGTGACAGAAGAGGGGAAACGGAGAAGAAGAATAGTACCTTCCAAGGAATATTTGCCTTCCAACAACGCCATGCTTCACTTAGATGCTGCAAAATGGTTCTCGCTTTATTTTGCTTGATACCCTCTAAAGTAAAGAGGCACTATATTAGCAAAAAGATTTGGTTCGAGTAATGTCAAGAAACGAAAGCATCCCAAGAAAGACAGACAGTCAATAAGAGAAGATTATCACCTGGCATAGCATCAAGGACATCATGCATTACTGCAGCACGGAGCTCCAAGTCAAAGTGACTTTCAACACGTTGCTTTGTGACAGTTTTGGCCACCCCCTTTGAATGGCGACCCTCAAATTGCCTCGCCAGTAAATTTCCTAACCATCGTTCCAAAAGAGGCACTATACCACGAAGGAAGAATAACCACACCCTCCACATAGGTGCCCAGAAACCACAACCAGGACCTTTTCCAACTGGCCCAGTATTGAATCGATAATAGATCAAATGTTTCAAATCCTTACACATTCGAATCTGCCTCATAAGCCTGTACTTGTAACGGTACATACCCGTCAACTGACCCACATGTGAAAAAATGTATTGCAAGCCATCTGCCAGCTGAAATGCATCAACATTTCCCAGACGGAACTGAACATTGGCATCAACAACTAACTTTGTCAAACGCAGAATTTCACGACAAAGGTGGAAAGCATTACCAAACCGGGATTTCTTACGTTCCTTTGTAGTTAGTGTCTTAACAGGCTTCAAATTAAAATTGTAATCAAGGTGAAGATAATTCAGGTTTTTCCTATGGATCAAGAGATTCAGCATATTGTATCCCTGCTTGCAAACTTGGAGACCAGCTTCAGCCCAATCAAGTTCTGTGGTTTGGAAAAATTTTGTGGCTTGAAGTGAGCGGAAGAGATGCTTCTTCTTCTGGGCCTTAGGAGGTCTGTGATGCAGCTCATTCAACACAAAACATTTCAATAACTTCTGATAACTAACACGCACCTTGACAGGATATGATGGAGGACTGGAGGAAATCAAAATAGATAGTTAGATACGTTACGGTATAAAGATTAGCTTGCTACAACAAAAGTAAAAGTGAAGATGGAACCATACCAATGCTCCTTAAACCAATCTGACACAAGGGGTATATCTTCAGCACGTCTTGTCCGACCAGATCTCATGTTAAATGGGCGTGGGGCAAACAACAGGGAAATACCAGCAGCAGTAGTATCAGTATAGATTGGAGTCTCATTCAGCAATGGCTCAACACCCTCAGGCAAGTTAAAGTCATCATCATCGTCATCCTCATGAACTTTCTTCTCTCGCCGGTCCTTGGTGACTATGGGATGTATAAGAGGATCATAATAAAAAGCAGGTAGATCTGGATCCTCTGTTTTTATGTACATGATCATCGGAGTGTGATATATACCAAGCTTCACCTTTCTTGGTCTGTTGTTATAGAGGTGAGGGAAGGCAATTCTGTACTCTGTCCTCAGAGGTGACCTGATGATCAATTTGTTGATATCATTAAACTCATTCCAGTCTTCATCTCCTTTCTCCATGTCACGATATAAGGGTTCAAACTTGGGCCCACCTGCAGCAGAAAAGAAGCTTCTTAATGGAAACAGTCCACCAACCATGAAGattcaatacaacaaaaataaCTACGCCTCAACACATACCATGAAAATTTATTCCCTAATCCGGCCACCCAAGGCCAGGAAAAAATGGACAAAAAGTGATGCTACAAGGCGATCCTGTTGGAATGTCACAAATTACCTAAATTAGGAGAGGATAGCCAAATATGCAGGGCGAACATGGAAATACCCAAACAAATACTGAACAGATGGGAGAACTAACCAATATCATAATTGGTTCCTGAACTACCTACCACTCAGGTATACCTTCTCGATAAGATTACGCAGATGCtaggcagaaaaagaaaacttagaACTTAATGGGAGGATACTGATCTTCAGCTAGGCAAACTGAAACAGTTCAGATCACTAGCATTTTATGGGCACACCAAATAGCTAAGAACTTAGACGACGGAAACATATAACTAACGACTCAATTGAGCATATTCCTTACCAGGTATGCACATATTCAATGCTTTAGCAGTGAAAAAGGACTCCATATCAAATAAGTAGAAGTAATTGCGATCAGTCAGATCTGAAAGCAGCTGTCCAGCCAGCCGGTGAAGTGTAGCCATTATAGGGAGGGACAAATGCCACCTGCGGTAACTAGGACCGTTAATAAGCTTTGTTTTCACCAGTGGCTTATGGTCATAAAACCAGTTATAAACAGCTGAATCTTCTTCTTCATCCAACTCCAACTGGATTGGCTCCAACGGATCAACATCCAAAAGATTATCAGCATAATCTAACGGAGGCTCCTCATCGTCAAAAGGAGGAAAACGCATTCTCTTGAAATGCCGCCGGTCTCTCTTCTCCCTCCTCATCATGATCCACATAGTGCCCCACTGCAGATTTCATGATTATGAATCAGTCCAAAATATATCGTTTAGTGGAGTTAGAAAGAAACCAAAGCAGGGG from Nicotiana sylvestris chromosome 12, ASM39365v2, whole genome shotgun sequence encodes the following:
- the LOC104211804 gene encoding pre-mRNA-processing-splicing factor 8A-like — translated: MEFRFSEMPPAPGTSSGSAMMPPGTSGSSGGPAPPLPPPSYTVFPSLMPPPPGTSSGPAMMPPGTSGSRGGPAPPSYTVLPTEAQLEEKARKWMQLNSKRYSDKRKFGFVETQKEDMPPEHVRKIIRDHGDMSSKKYRHDKRVYLGALKFVPHAVYKLLENMPMPWEQVRDVKILYHITGAITFVNEIPWVVEPIYLAQWGTMWIMMRREKRDRRHFKRMRFPPFDDEEPPLDYADNLLDVDPLEPIQLELDEEEDSAVYNWFYDHKPLVKTKLINGPSYRRWHLSLPIMATLHRLAGQLLSDLTDRNYFYLFDMESFFTAKALNMCIPGGPKFEPLYRDMEKGDEDWNEFNDINKLIIRSPLRTEYRIAFPHLYNNRPRKVKLGIYHTPMIMYIKTEDPDLPAFYYDPLIHPIVTKDRREKKVHEDDDDDDFNLPEGVEPLLNETPIYTDTTAAGISLLFAPRPFNMRSGRTRRAEDIPLVSDWFKEHCPPSYPVKVRVSYQKLLKCFVLNELHHRPPKAQKKKHLFRSLQATKFFQTTELDWAEAGLQVCKQGYNMLNLLIHRKNLNYLHLDYNFNLKPVKTLTTKERKKSRFGNAFHLCREILRLTKLVVDANVQFRLGNVDAFQLADGLQYIFSHVGQLTGMYRYKYRLMRQIRMCKDLKHLIYYRFNTGPVGKGPGCGFWAPMWRVWLFFLRGIVPLLERWLGNLLARQFEGRHSKGVAKTVTKQRVESHFDLELRAAVMHDVLDAMPEGIKQNKARTILQHLSEAWRCWKANIPWKVPGLPVPIENMILRYVKSKADWWTNVAHYNRERIRRGATVDKTVCRKNLGRLTRLWLKAEQERQHNYLKDGPYVTPEEAVAIYTTTVHWLESRKFSPIPFPPLSYKHDTKLLILALERLKESYSVAVRLNQQQREELGLIEQAYDNPHEALSRIKRHLLTQRAFKEVGIEFMDLYSYLIPVYEIEPLEKITDAYLDQYLWYEGDKRHLFPNWIKPADSEPPPLLVYKWCQGINNLQGVWDTSEGQCVVMLQTKFEKFFEKIDLTMLNRLLRLVLDHNIADYVTAKNNVVLSYKDMSHTNSYGLIRGLQFASFVVQYYGLVLDLLLLGLTRASEIAGPPQMPNEFITFSDTRVETRHPIRLYSRYIDKVHILFRFTHEEARDLIQRYLTEHPDPNNENMVGYNNKKCWPRDARMRLMKHDVNLGRSVFWDMKNRLPRSITTLEWENSFVSVYSKDNPNLLFSMCGFEVRILPKIRMTQEAFSNTRDGVWNLQNEQTKERTAVAFLRVDDEHMKVFENRVRQILMSSGSTTFTKIVNKWNTALIGLMTYFREATVHTQELLDLLVKCENKIQTRIKIGLNSKMPSRFPPVIFYTPKEIGGLGMLSMGHILIPQSDLRYSQQTDVGVTHFRSGMSHEEDQLIPNLYRYIQPWESEFIDSQRVWAEYALKRQEAQAQNRRLTLEDLEDSWDRGIPRINTLFQKDRHTLAYDKGWRVRTDFKQYQVLKQNPFWWTHQRHDGKLWNLNNYRTDVIQALGGVEGILEHTLFKGTYFPTWEGLFWEKASGFEESMKYKKLTNAQRSGLNQIPNRRFTLWWSPTINRANVYVGFQVQLDLTGIFMHGKIPTLKISLIQIFRAHLWQKIHESVVMDLCQVLDQELDALEIETVQKETIHPRKSYKMNSSCADILLFAAHRWPMSKPSLVAESKDVFDQKASNKYWIDVQLRWGDYDSHDIERYTRAKFMDYTTDNMSIYPSPTGVMIGLDLAYNLHSAFGNWFPGSKPLLAQAMNKIMKSNPALYVLRERIRKGLQLYSSEPTEPYLSSQNYGEIFSNQIIWFVDDTNVYRVTIHKTFEGNLTTKPINGAIFIFNPRTGQLFLKVIHTSVWAGQKRLGQLAKWKTAEEVAALVRSLPVEEQPKQIIVTRKGMLDPLEVHLLDFPNIVIKGSELQLPFQACLKIEKFGDLILKATEPQMVLFNIYDDWLKSISSYTAFSRLILILRALHVNNEKAKMLLKPDKSVVTEPHHIWPSLTDDQWMKVEVALRDLILSDYAKKNNVNTSALTQSEIRDIILGAEITPPSQQRQQIAEIEKQAKEASQLTAVTTKTTNVHGDELIVTTTSPYEQAAFGSKTDWRVRAISATNLYLRVNHIYVNSEDIKETGYTYIMPKNILKKFICIADLRTQIAGYLYGVSPPDNPQVKEIRCIAMPPQWGTHQQVHLPSGLPEHDFLNDLEPLGWMHTQPNELPQLSPQDVTSHARILENNKHWDGEKCIILTCSFTPGSCSLTAYKLTPTGYEWGRANKDTGSNPHGYLPTHYEKVQMLLSDRFLGFYMIPDNGPWNYNFMGVKHTVSMKYGVKLGTPREYYNEDHRPTHFLEFSNMEEGDTAEADREDTFT